Below is a genomic region from Demequina sp. NBRC 110054.
CCCAGCATCGTCTCGCGGTCGGTCGTGTACTCGTGGCCGTAGCTCACTCCCTGGCCCGCGTGGACGGGCTTCACGAGGGCGAGCCGCGTCGTCACGGACATCGCGGGCACGAGGCCCCAGTCGCCACCGTCGGGGTCCTCGACCGGGGGGCGACCGTACATCGCGATCCCGGGGCGCACGAGGTCGAAGTGGAGGTCGGGACGCGTGAGCGTCGCCGCGGAGTTCGCGAGATGGCGCACCTCGAGCGCGATTCCGCGCTCGTCCGCCATCTCGAGCCCGACCAGGAACACGGTCGCCTGCAGGTTGATGGTCGGGTGGCCGGGCTGGTCGGCCCAGGCCAGGTGCGACCACATCCCGACGATGCGGACCACGCCCTCGTCCTGAAGCTCCTTCGCGCGGTCGAGCAGCTCGGGAAGAAGGTCGAGCGGGCAGCCCTCACGGCCCAGCCCCGTGTCCACGAAGAGGTGCAGGCGCGGTGCCGTGCCAGCCGCGCGCGCCGCCGACGCGATCGCCTCAAGAACCTTGAGCGAGCCGAAGGACATGTCGATGTCCGCGGCCACGAGAGCCGGGAACGGGCCGTCGGGACCGTAGAGCCACGTGAGGATCCGCCCCGTGTCACCGGCCTCGCGCAGCGCGAGTGCCTCTGCAGGCTGCGCGGTGCCGAGCCACGTCGCGCCTCCCGCGCGCGCGGCCCGGCCGGACTCGATCAGACCATGGCCATAGCCGTCGGCCTTGACCACTCCCATGACCTGCGCGCCGTCAGCGTGCTCGCGCAGAGTCCGGACGTTGGCGGCGATCGCGTCGGTGTCGATCCTGATGGTGATGCTCATGCGCTCAGTCTCTCAGGTGTCAATCAACTCTCGGCGACGACGACGGCCGACGCGATGCCGGCGTCGTGCGTCAGGGACAGGTGGAGGGTCGCGATGCCGAGCTCTGCGACCCTCGCGGCGACCGTGCCCGTGAGCGTGAAGCGCGGCGCGGCACCGTCCTCACGCGAGACCTCGCAGTCCTGCCACGACAGCCCGCCCGGGGCGCCGAGCGCCTTCGCGAGCGCCTCCTTCGCGGCCCACCTGGCCGCGAGCGAATGCTGTCCGAGCGTGCGCTCGGCCGGGGTGAAGACGCGTTCGAGGAACCCGGGCGAGCGTTCGAGGGCGTCCTCGAACCGCTCGATCGCCACAACATCGATGCCGAGCCCCACCACCGCCACGGCTCACTCCACCGTGACGGACTTGGCGAGGTTGCGTGGCTGGTCCACGTCGTAGCCCTTGGCCGAGGCGAGCTCGTGCGCGAAGACCTGGAGCGGCACGACGGTCAGCAGAGGCGTCATGAGCACCGGCGCGGACGGCACGTAGAACACGTTCTCGGCGTGCTCGGCCGCCTCCGTGTCGCCCTCCTCCGCGATCACGAAGGTGCGGGCGCCGCGCGCGCGGACCTCCTGGATGTTGGAGATCACCTTCGCGTGCAGCGTCTCGCGGCCGCGCGGGCTGGGCAGGATGATGATGACCGGCTGGCCCTCGTCGATCAGTGCGATCGGGCCGTGCTTGAGCTCTCCCGCGGCGAAGCCCTCGGCGTGGATGTACGCGAGCTCCTTGAGCTTGAGCGCGCCCTCGAGCGCGACCGGGAAGCCGACGTGGCGGCCCAGGAACAGCACGCTGCTCTCGTTCGCGAGCGCCCGCGCGAGCTCGCGCACGGGCTCGACGGTGTCGAGCACGCGCTGGATCTTCGCCGGCAGCTGGTCGAGCTGGTCGAGCAGCGTCTCGATCTCATCCGGGTACTTGTTGCCGCGCAGCTCGGACAGGTAGATGCCGAGCAGGAAGGCCGCGGTGATCTGCGACAGGAACGCCTTGGTCGAGGCGACCGCGATCTCGGGGCCGGCGCGCGTGTAGAGCACCGCGTCCGCCTCGCGCGCGATCGTCGAGCCCTGGGCGTTGACGATCGCGACCACGGGCGCGCCCTGGTGCTGCGCGTGGCGCACGGCCATGATCGTGTCCATCGTCTCGCCGGACTGGCTGATCGCGACGACGAGCGTGCGGACGCTCACGACCGGATCGCGGTAGCGGAACTCGTGAGCGAGCTCGACCTCCACCGGGATCCTGGTCCAGTGCTCGATCGCGTAGCGCGCCACGAGGCCCGCGTAGGACGCCGTGCCGCAGGCCACCACGATGATCTTGTCCACCGAGTTGAGCACCGCATCCGCGATGAGTCCCTCGTCGAGACGGAGCTTGCCGTGCTCGTCGATGCGGCCGCGCAGGGTGTCGGCGACCGCGGTCGGCTGGTCGTGGATCTCCTTGTCCATGAAGGTCGAGAACCCGCCCTTCTGGGCGGCCTCGGAGTCCCACTCGACGCGATAGGGCTCGCGCTCGACCGGGTTGCCCGCGTAGTCGGTGACCTCGACCCCCTCGGGAGTGATCTCGACGACCTCGTCCTGGCCGAGCTCGAGCGCGGTGCGCGTGTGCTCGATGAACGCGACCACGTCGGAGCCCAGGAAGTTCTCGCCCTCGCCCAGGCCGATCACGAGCGGCGAGTTGCGGCGGGCACCCACGACGACGTGCGGCTCGGTCGAGTCCACCGCGAGCAGCGTGAAGGCGCCCTCGAGCCGGGCCGCGACGAGCCGCATCGCCTCGACGAGGCTGTGCCCGTCGAGCACCTCCTTGGCGAGCAGGTGGCCGACCACCTCGGTGTCGGTGTCCGACAGGAAGCGCACGCCCTCGGTGCGCAGCTCGGCGCGCAGGGGTCCGTAGTTCTCGATGATGCCGTTGTGGATGATCGCGATGCGCCCGTCCGCAGCGATGTGCGGATGCGCGTTCGCGTCGGTGGGCGCGCCGTGGGTCGCCCACCGGGTGTGCCCGATCGCCGCGGTTCCCGGGCGCAGCGGGTGCTCCGCGATCCACTTGCCGAGATTCACGAGCTTGCCGGCCTTCTTCGCCATGTCCACATGGCTCGGATCCTCGGTCACGACGGCAATGCCCGCGGAGTCGTAGCCCCGGTACTCGAGCCGAGCCAGGCCAGCCATCACGACCCCCTCGGGCCGCGCGCTGGGCGCACCGGATCCGACATAGCCCACGATTCCGCACATGCCGTCAGTGTAGGCGGCACCAGGGGGCAGACCCGTATGCGGCCCCGTATGGGCCAGAATGGTGCCGTGGCCAGCACAGAGACGTCCTCGAGCACCCCGTTCGTCACGCTCACCCGTGACGAGTGGGCGGCCCTCGCCGACTCCACACCGCTGCCCCTCACCGAGGAGGACGTGCGACGCGTGCGAGGTGTCGCCGACCCGATCTCGCTCGAGGAGGTCGACACTGTCTACCGGCCGCTGTCGCGCCTCCTTGACCTGTACTCGCAGTCGACGGGCGGCCTGCACCGCGCCACGAGCGAGTTCCTCGGCGAGCGTGCGAGCCGGACACCCTTCGTCATCGGCGTCGCGGGATCCGTCGCGGTCGGCAAGTCCACGACCGCGCGCGTGCTGCGCGAGCTCATGGCGCGCTGGCCCGCCTCGCCGCGCGTCGAGCTCGTCACCACCGATGGCTTCCTGCTGCCCAACGCCGAGCTCGAGAAGCGCGGGCTCATGGCACGCAAGGGCTTCCCCGAGTCGTATGACAGGCGCGCGCTGCGCCGCTTCGTCGCCGACGTGAAGTCGGGCCTGCCCGAGGTGACGGCTCCCGTGTACTCCCACGTGACGTACGACATCGTCCCCGACGAGCGCGTCGTCGTCCGCCAGCCGGACGTGCTGATCGTCGAGGGCCTCAACGTGCTCGCGCCGCCCGTGCTGCGGGAGCCGGGGGCTCCGGCCTTCGCGCTGTCCGACTACTTCGATGCCTCGATCTACGTCGATGCCCGTCCGTCGGACGTGCGCCGGTGGTACATCGACCGCTTCCTCACGCTGCGCAGCACCGCGTTCTCACGCCCCGACTCGTACTTCCACACGTACGCGGGACTGAGCGACGACGAGGCCGTCGAGCGCGCGGGATACATCTGGGACACGATCAACGCCCCCAACCTGGTGCACAACATCGCACCGACCCGCGCACGCGCCACGATCATCCTGCGCAAGGGCGCGGACCACAGCATCGAGTCGGTCCGGCTGCGGAAGCTGTAGGGAGGCGCTGCCAGGGACGATGCGGCAGTCGCCGGGGCGCCCGACGCGCCTCGCGCGCGGTTGCGGTTCAGGCCGGGCGACGCGCCACGATCGTGAAGGTGCACGGCACGATGTCCGCCTCGGCGCCGGGCCATGCGTAGTCACCGTCGGGCAGCTCGATCATGCGCTCCGCGAAGCGCCACGGCAGCGTGCGCCCCTCATGCATCGCCTCGATCGCCAACCCCGCGTCGAGCAGCACCGTGACGATCTCCGAGAGCGGATGCGACCACTCGTAGGTCCGCGTCGCGCTCACCGTGCCCTCTCCCACATAGGTCGCGGCCTCGTCCCACTGGAGTGCACGACCGTCGGAGAAGTAGCGATAGCGGCCCACGAGCTCGTCGCGGGTCTCGTCGAGGGTGCCCAGCATCGGGTGCCCGTCGCGGATGTAGAACACCCCGCCCGGACGCAGCAGCGCGGCGATCTGCCTCGCCCACGCGCCGAGGTCGTCGAGCCACCCGATCGTGCCGATGCTCGTGTAGACGACGTCGAAGTCGCGGTCGGCGCCGAGCGCCTCGTCGACGAGCACCCTGGCCTCGAGGACATCCCCTTCGACCCACTCGGCGTCGAGCCCCAGCACGCTTGCCAGCCGCGCCGCGGCCTCGAGCGCGGGCGCCGAGAAGTCGACGCCCACGACGCGCGCCCCTGCGCGCGCGAGTGACACCGTGTCCGTCCCGATGTGGCACTGCAGGTGGCACACGTCCAGTCCCGCGAGGGTACCTCCGGAGAGGTGGCGCTCCAGCACTGGCAGGTCCGTGCGGACCACACCGGAGAGGTGCTCCGGGTCGTCCACGTACGTGTCCAGTCCATAGGCCTCGACGTGCAGGGGCACACGGTCGTCCCAGTTGGCGAGATTCGCTGCCCGCGCCGCCTCCCAGGAGACGTCGACGCCGTCAACAGGCTCCTGGTCCGGGGCTCCCATCAGTCCTCTGCTTCGTCGTGAGGGTGCGTGCCGTGCCTCTCCGCGCGGCGCTCGCGGATCGTCGGACGCACCTCGATCTGGCCGGTCACGAGGCGCTCCTCGATGTCAGCCGCGAGGTCGGGCAGCTCAGGCTTGGTGAAGCCGAGCAGCGCGAGGATCTTGTCCACGAAGAAGCCGAGGACGACGCCCGCGACGACGCCCGCGACGATCGAGAAGAAGAGGTTGTCCTCGGGGAAGATCGAGCCCGCGACAGTGCCCAGGAGGATGCCCCACCCCGCCCAGATCGTGACGGCGACGGCGTCGACTCCCATGAAGCGGCGGTGCGGGTAGCGCAGCGCGCCCGCCATGAGGTTCACGGCGACGCGCCCCATCGGGATGAACCTCGCGGCGATGATGAAGGTCGTGCCGCGACGCTCGAGCTGATGCTCCGCCCAGTCCAACGCCCGTCGGGGCTTGTCGCGGGTGAGCATCCCCCAGTTGCGGGGGTCGAAGCGCGCGCCGACGAGGTACGCGATCTGATCCCCGCACCAGGCACCGATCGCGCCCGCGAGGAAGATGAGGATGAGGATCGGGGTCCCGGTCTGCGCGGACGCAGTCGACGTCGCGATGATGATCGACTCCGACGGGACGACGGGGAAGATCGCATCGATCAGCGACATCAGGAACGTCAGCGGATAGATCCACAGCGACTCCGCGAAGAGCAGGATCCACTCGTTGAGCCGGTCGCTCGTGTGCAGGATCCAGTCGAGGGTGTCGTTCACCCCGTCAGTCTTCCAGGCTCGAACCGGACCGGCATCGGGTGGTCCCCCCATTCCGCGCTCGGCGGAAGGATGATTCGCGGCGGTTCAGCAGGAGTCTGACGGAGCGAGCACGATGCGCAGCCTCGAGAACACCGTGTGGACGTGACCGCCCGAGCGGTAGGTGATCGCGATCTCGTCGATGCGCGCCTTGCTCGACGCGTCCTCAGGGGTGATCGCGACCAGCAGTGTCCCGAAGGCGCCGGGAGCGACGACGGCGTCCTCGCCGGGCGCCACCGCGTCGGCCATCGCATTCGCGGCGAAGGGCTCGTCGGAGGGCCACTCGAGCGACATGACAGGCTCGGCGTCCTGGACGAGAAGGTCGACTTCCGCAACGTTCCTGGCGCTCGTCGCACGGACCTTGAGGATCACCGCGGCGTCCGCGTTGCCCTGGTTGTCCAGCGACGTGCCGAAGTACTTCACTGCCCCCTCAGTGGTGACGTAGCCACAGATCGCGTTCCCGTCGTCGACCCCGAGCGGCCCGTCACCGAGGACCGCGCAGCCGGACAGCATCGTCGCTACGAGCGCGACGACTGACGCGGCGACGAGCGCGCGTGAGAACGGCCCTGTCATGAATCCCCCTGATGCCCCCACGCACCCATGCGGGCGTGCGGTGATCAGAGCATAGTGGCACCGAGAGGCGCCAGTGCGGGATCTGTGGAACGCGCGCAAGCGCAGGTGCCCCGCCGACGCGCGCCGGGCTCAGAGCGCGAGCCGCTCCTTGACGACGCTCGCGAGCGTGTCGGCGTGGTGACGCGCGTCCTCGGACGTCGCGGCCTCGACCATGACGCGGACGAGCGGCTCCGTGCCGGACGGGCGCAGCAGCACGCGTCCCGAGTCCCCGAGCTCCTCGCGTGCGGTGGCGACGGCCTCCGCGAGCGCGGTGTCGGTGTGGACGCGGCTGCGGTCGACCCCGGCGACGTTGATGAGGACCTGCGGCAGGGTCGCGATCGCGGCGCACTGCTCGCGCAACGGCCCGTCCGAGGCGACACGGGCCCCGAGCATGAGCGCGGTGAGCACCCCGTCGCCTGTGGTCGCGAACTTGGAGAGGATGATGTGGCCCGACTGCTCGCCGCCGAGGACGTAGCCGTTCTCGCGCATCGCCTCGAGCACGTAGCGGTCGCCCACCGCGGTCTCGACGATCTCGATCCCCGCCTCGCGCATCGCGTGGTGCAGGCCGAGGTTGCTCATGACGGTCGCGACCAGGGTGTCGCGGTAGAGGACGCCCAGGCGCTTCGCGGCGATCGCCAGCAGGCCCATGATCCGGTCGCCGTCCACGACCTCGCCGGTGTGATCCACCGCGAGGCAGCGATCGGCGTCGCCGTCGAAGGCGACCCCCATGTCGGCGCCGTGCTCGACGACGGCGGCCTTCAGCGGACCGAGGTGGGTCGAGCCGACGCCGTCGTTGATGTTGAGGCCGTCCGGCTCGGCGTTGATGACGATCACGTCGGCTCCCGCGGCACGCAGCGCCTCGGGACCGACGAGGCTCGCGGCGCCATGCGCGGCGTCCACGACGAGCCTCACCCCGGCAAGCGGGGTCTCGAGCCCGGTGAACTGACGCACCGCGCCGACCACGTGGTCGACGTACTCGGACGCGAGATCCTGCGCGCGCACGAGGCGGCCGACGGCGGCACCGAGGGGCCGCTCCCAGTCCTCTCCCAGACGCGCCTCGATGGCCTCCTCGACGGCGTCGTCGAGCTTGTGGCCTCCGCGCGCGAAGAACTTGATGCCGTTGTCCGGCATGGCGTTGTGGGAGGCGGACACCACGACGCCCAGGTCCGCCCCCGTGGACGCGGTGAGGAAGGCGACCGCGGGAGTCGGCACGACGTCCACGTTCAGGACGTCCACCCCCGCGGAAGCAAGACCGGCCGCGACCGCCGCGCTCAGGAACTCGCCTGAGGCGCGGGGGTCGCGGCCGATGACGGCACGGGGACGGTGTCCGGAGAACTCGCCCCGCTCGGCCAGCACGTGGGCTGCGGCGACCGCGAGGTCCACCGCCAACTCCGCCGTGAGGTCGCGGTTGGCAAGTCCACGGACACCGTCCGTGCCGAAGA
It encodes:
- the alr gene encoding alanine racemase, translating into MSITIRIDTDAIAANVRTLREHADGAQVMGVVKADGYGHGLIESGRAARAGGATWLGTAQPAEALALREAGDTGRILTWLYGPDGPFPALVAADIDMSFGSLKVLEAIASAARAAGTAPRLHLFVDTGLGREGCPLDLLPELLDRAKELQDEGVVRIVGMWSHLAWADQPGHPTINLQATVFLVGLEMADERGIALEVRHLANSAATLTRPDLHFDLVRPGIAMYGRPPVEDPDGGDWGLVPAMSVTTRLALVKPVHAGQGVSYGHEYTTDRETMLGLVPVGYADGVFRAGGGGRAQVAIGGRRYPIAGRVCMDQFVVDLGADTEATEGDEVTLIGADGPSAADWAEAVGTIDYEILCRFGGLRPKADS
- a CDS encoding holo-ACP synthase — translated: MAVVGLGIDVVAIERFEDALERSPGFLERVFTPAERTLGQHSLAARWAAKEALAKALGAPGGLSWQDCEVSREDGAAPRFTLTGTVAARVAELGIATLHLSLTHDAGIASAVVVAES
- the glmS gene encoding glutamine--fructose-6-phosphate transaminase (isomerizing); its protein translation is MCGIVGYVGSGAPSARPEGVVMAGLARLEYRGYDSAGIAVVTEDPSHVDMAKKAGKLVNLGKWIAEHPLRPGTAAIGHTRWATHGAPTDANAHPHIAADGRIAIIHNGIIENYGPLRAELRTEGVRFLSDTDTEVVGHLLAKEVLDGHSLVEAMRLVAARLEGAFTLLAVDSTEPHVVVGARRNSPLVIGLGEGENFLGSDVVAFIEHTRTALELGQDEVVEITPEGVEVTDYAGNPVEREPYRVEWDSEAAQKGGFSTFMDKEIHDQPTAVADTLRGRIDEHGKLRLDEGLIADAVLNSVDKIIVVACGTASYAGLVARYAIEHWTRIPVEVELAHEFRYRDPVVSVRTLVVAISQSGETMDTIMAVRHAQHQGAPVVAIVNAQGSTIAREADAVLYTRAGPEIAVASTKAFLSQITAAFLLGIYLSELRGNKYPDEIETLLDQLDQLPAKIQRVLDTVEPVRELARALANESSVLFLGRHVGFPVALEGALKLKELAYIHAEGFAAGELKHGPIALIDEGQPVIIILPSPRGRETLHAKVISNIQEVRARGARTFVIAEEGDTEAAEHAENVFYVPSAPVLMTPLLTVVPLQVFAHELASAKGYDVDQPRNLAKSVTVE
- the coaA gene encoding type I pantothenate kinase, producing MRPRMGQNGAVASTETSSSTPFVTLTRDEWAALADSTPLPLTEEDVRRVRGVADPISLEEVDTVYRPLSRLLDLYSQSTGGLHRATSEFLGERASRTPFVIGVAGSVAVGKSTTARVLRELMARWPASPRVELVTTDGFLLPNAELEKRGLMARKGFPESYDRRALRRFVADVKSGLPEVTAPVYSHVTYDIVPDERVVVRQPDVLIVEGLNVLAPPVLREPGAPAFALSDYFDASIYVDARPSDVRRWYIDRFLTLRSTAFSRPDSYFHTYAGLSDDEAVERAGYIWDTINAPNLVHNIAPTRARATIILRKGADHSIESVRLRKL
- a CDS encoding bifunctional 2-polyprenyl-6-hydroxyphenol methylase/3-demethylubiquinol 3-O-methyltransferase UbiG, whose amino-acid sequence is MGAPDQEPVDGVDVSWEAARAANLANWDDRVPLHVEAYGLDTYVDDPEHLSGVVRTDLPVLERHLSGGTLAGLDVCHLQCHIGTDTVSLARAGARVVGVDFSAPALEAAARLASVLGLDAEWVEGDVLEARVLVDEALGADRDFDVVYTSIGTIGWLDDLGAWARQIAALLRPGGVFYIRDGHPMLGTLDETRDELVGRYRYFSDGRALQWDEAATYVGEGTVSATRTYEWSHPLSEIVTVLLDAGLAIEAMHEGRTLPWRFAERMIELPDGDYAWPGAEADIVPCTFTIVARRPA
- a CDS encoding DedA family protein, giving the protein MNDTLDWILHTSDRLNEWILLFAESLWIYPLTFLMSLIDAIFPVVPSESIIIATSTASAQTGTPILILIFLAGAIGAWCGDQIAYLVGARFDPRNWGMLTRDKPRRALDWAEHQLERRGTTFIIAARFIPMGRVAVNLMAGALRYPHRRFMGVDAVAVTIWAGWGILLGTVAGSIFPEDNLFFSIVAGVVAGVVLGFFVDKILALLGFTKPELPDLAADIEERLVTGQIEVRPTIRERRAERHGTHPHDEAED
- the glmM gene encoding phosphoglucosamine mutase: MPRLFGTDGVRGLANRDLTAELAVDLAVAAAHVLAERGEFSGHRPRAVIGRDPRASGEFLSAAVAAGLASAGVDVLNVDVVPTPAVAFLTASTGADLGVVVSASHNAMPDNGIKFFARGGHKLDDAVEEAIEARLGEDWERPLGAAVGRLVRAQDLASEYVDHVVGAVRQFTGLETPLAGVRLVVDAAHGAASLVGPEALRAAGADVIVINAEPDGLNINDGVGSTHLGPLKAAVVEHGADMGVAFDGDADRCLAVDHTGEVVDGDRIMGLLAIAAKRLGVLYRDTLVATVMSNLGLHHAMREAGIEIVETAVGDRYVLEAMRENGYVLGGEQSGHIILSKFATTGDGVLTALMLGARVASDGPLREQCAAIATLPQVLINVAGVDRSRVHTDTALAEAVATAREELGDSGRVLLRPSGTEPLVRVMVEAATSEDARHHADTLASVVKERLAL